A window of Onychostoma macrolepis isolate SWU-2019 chromosome 01, ASM1243209v1, whole genome shotgun sequence contains these coding sequences:
- the spry2 gene encoding protein sprouty homolog 2 — METRPQNGGSGSSGLLRALRDTGRPQTGDSEPWEGQVLSLDQIRTIRSSNEYTEGPTVAPRPPASQQKTDLQSSSPTSTASIELSEHRNSPRAQRAGQQTPQQAPQSPRSGVSRSTSGTSDGSRSTARVSTGSTSSEQRLLGNAGGTAERVVRAQPKRSELKQEELKPLATIPGQAADGKHSNRCEDCGRCKCEGCTCPRTLPSCWMCGRRCLCSATTAMDYVTCVCCVKGLFYHCSNDDEDVCADKPFSCTQSHCCMRWTAISVLALFLPCLFCYLPAKGCVALCQACYDCTSRPGCRCKNKGVEK, encoded by the coding sequence ATGGAGACAAGACCTCAAAATGGCGGCAGCGGCTCCTCTGGCTTGCTGCGAGCTTTGCGTGACACTGGCAGACCCCAGACTGGGGACTCAGAGCCTTGGGAGGGTCAGGTGCTCTCCCTGGACCAGATAAGGACCATCCGCAGCAGCAATGAGTACACGGAGGGCCCAACGGTGGCACCCCGTCCGCCGGCCTCCCAGCAGAAAACGGACTTGCAGTCTTCTAGCCCGACTTCCACCGCCTCTATTGAGCTCTCCGAGCATAGAAACTCCCCGAGGGCCCAACGAGCCGGACAGCAGACTCCTCAACAAGCCCCTCAGTCGCCAAGGAGCGGTGTGAGCAGATCCACCAGTGGCACCAGTGACGGGTCACGCAGCACTGCCAGGGTCAGCACAGGCAGCACCTCGTCGGAGCAAAgacttttgggaaacgcaggaGGGACGGCCGAGCGGGTGGTGAGGGCGCAGCCTAAACGTTCAGAGCTGAAGCAGGAGGAACTGAAGCCCTTGGCCACGATCCCAGGCCAGGCCGCTGACGGCAAGCACTCGAATCGCTGCGAGGACTGCGGCCGCTGCAAGTGCGAAGGGTGCACCTGCCCTCGGACCCTGCCGTCCTGTTGGATGTGCGGCCGCAGGTGCCTTTGCTCGGCGACAACAGCGATGGACTATGTCACCTGCGTCTGCTGCGTCAAGGGTCTCTTCTACCACTGCTCCAACGACGATGAGGATGTGTGCGCGGACAAGCCCTTCTCTTGCACCCAGTCGCACTGCTGCATGCGGTGGACGGCCATAAGCGTCCTGGCACTTTTCCTGCCCTGCCTGTTTTGCTACCTCCCGGCAAAGGGCTGCGTGGCGTTGTGCCAGGCGTGCTATGACTGCACCAGTCGGCCAGGATGCCGCTGCAAGAACAAAGGAGTTGAGAAATAA